One genomic window of Euleptes europaea isolate rEulEur1 chromosome 8, rEulEur1.hap1, whole genome shotgun sequence includes the following:
- the PPP1R3G gene encoding protein phosphatase 1 regulatory subunit 3G, which produces MEGRGSAVLGLGQLLAPFGEHQLQEEAASRPFWQSGGPEEEEDEEEKEQGDASGAAEEQDEAALVGLRRRHGRSLSLPASPASAAAARLFPGRAGGGAAKKRVQFADSLGLRLASVKHFSAAEEPQVPPAVLSRLQSFPMRRRDLEEWGAALAGLGGGAAAPPAPAPLPLEPRFEAAWGGRRRRPGPGRARVCLEEASGTALAGAPADVRGVVRVRGCPGAKEVTVRYTFNEWLSFLDAPAVPLPADGDPPAPPPPPPLSSSPVERYQFSLCLPPGLQEGTAVHFAVCCRSQQGEDWDNNGGSNYTLGPPRDAAPALR; this is translated from the coding sequence ATGGAGGGCCGGGGCTCGGCGGTGCTGGGCCTGGGGCAACTTTTAGCCCCTTTCGGGGAGCACCAGCTGCAAGAGGAGGCCGCCTCGCGCCCGTTCTGGCAGAGCGGcggcccggaggaggaggaggatgaggaggagaaggagcagggCGACGCCTCGGGGGCCGCCGAGGAGCAGGACGAGGCGGCGCTGGtggggctgcgccgccgccacggGCGCTCGCTCTCCCTGCCGGCCAGCCCCGCCTCGGCGGCCGCCGCGCGCCTCTTCCCGGGGCGCGCGGGCGGCGGGGCGGCCAAGAAGCGGGTGCAGTTCGCCGACTCGCTGGGGCTGCGCCTGGCCAGCGTGAAGCACTTCAGCGCGGCCGAGGAGCCGCAGGTGCCGCCCGCCGTCCTCTCGCGCCTGCAGAGCTTCCCCATGCGCCGGCGGGACCTGGAGGAGTGGGGCGCCGCCCTGGCGGGGCTGGGCGGCGGTGCAGCGGCGCCTCCCGCGCCTGCGCCGCTGCCGCTGGAGCCGCGCTTCGAGGCGGcgtggggggggcggcggcggcggccgggtcCGGGCCGGGCGCGCGTGTGCCTGGAGGAGGCGTCGGGGACGGCGCTGGCCGGGGCGCCGGCGGACGTGCGCGGCGTGGTGCGGGTGCGGGGCTGCCCCGGCGCCAAGGAGGTGACGGTGCGCTACACCTTCAACGAGTGGCTCTCCTTCCTCGACGCCCCCGCCGTGCCGCTGCCCGCCGACGGGGACCCCCccgcgcccccgccgccgccgccgctctccTCCAGCCCGGTCGAGCGCTACCAGTTCAGCTTGTGCCTCCCGCCGGGCCTGCAAGAGGGCACGGCCGTCCACTTCGCCGTCTGCTGCCGCAGCCAGCAGGGCGAGGACTGGGACAACAACGGGGGCAGCAACTACACCCTGGGCCCGCCCCGCGACGCCGCTCCGGCCCTGCGCTGA